In Chitinispirillales bacterium, the genomic window TCGTTTTTACATGCCGGACAAACATTCGGCGTTTCAAAAATTGTTCCGGTTTTGCTCACGGTCTCAATGATTTTCGGAATAATTTCACCGCTTTTCTCGACTTTCACAACCGCGCCGACGTCAATTTCAAGACGCGATATTTCATCAAAATTATGCAAAGTCGCATTGCTTACTTTCGTTCCGGAAAGTTCCACAGGTTCAAACCGTGCGACCGGAGTTATAATTCCTGTCCGCCCAACCTGCAAGTCTATCGCCAAAATTTTTGTCTGCGCTTGTTCCGGCTCGTATTTGAACGCTATCGCCCACTTCGGCGATTTAACGGTCGCACCTACTTTTTCGTAAAAATACAATTCGTTCAACTTAAATACTATTCCGTCAATCGGATAAGACAAGTCTTTTCGTTTTTCTCTATAAAAATTTATAAAATTAATGATTTCGTCAAAATTTTTCAGTGCGCCGCTATGCTCTACAACAGGAAATCCAAGTTCATTAAGTTTTTGCAAATGTTCAATATGCGTATTGAATCCGAAATTTGCAACCAGGTAATACGCAAGAAACGAGATTTTGCGTTTGGCTACTTCTTTTGGAGAAAGCGATTTTATAGTTCCGGCGGTTGTGTTTCGCGGATTTGCAAACGGTTCTTTACCGTCCTCTTCCGCTTGTTTGTTTAACGTTTCAAAATCGTTAAATTTCATGTATAATTCGCCGCGAACCTCAAAATCATCGACCGTTTTCACTTCAAGCGGAATACTTTTTATAGTTCTTACGTTTGCGGTAATATCGTCTCCGCGCTCGCCGTTTCCCCGCGTAACCGCTTTTGTAAATTTCCCGTTTTCATAAATTAACGAACACGAAACTCCGTCTATTTTCATTTCTCCGCAAACTGAAATTTCTTTCGTTCGGCAAGATTCGTAAAGATTATTTATCCACCGGCTCACATCGTTTTCATCGTAAGAATTATCAATGCTCATCATGGGAATTTTATGTTCAATTTTTGCAAAACGGCTCGTCAAATCGTTTCCGACACGCGTACTCGGAGAATTCTCACTTTTAAAAATTGGGAATTTTTCTTCCAAATCAAGCATTTCTTTGTAAAGCAAATCGTAATCGCGATCGGAAATAAGCGATACTCCCCTGCCGTAATACGCCGAATCATACTTGTTAATTTTTTTGTAAAGTTCGTTTAATTTTTCCTGCGACAATTTTATTCCTTTTTATTCTTTGAAAATCTTTGCCGGATTTAATCTACGAAAGATTTTGTCAAAAATCGCTACCGCGACAAAGCCGAAAATTCCTCCGAAGACTGCAAAAACAATTGACAAAACACTCTGCAAAGAAATACCTAACGCAGTTGAAACATAATAAAAAACCGCCGAAAACAGAAGCGGAGTCAAAAATACGATAGCGGCGGCAACTCCGTCGTTTATCTGTAAACATTCAATTTTCACAATATCATTTACTGTTATTTCGTCGCAAAAATTGCTTTTTGGATAATCTCTTTCTATCTTTGGAGAATGCGACTTGCAAACGTTGCAACCTTTTACTTCACAAGATTGCGGCAATTCGTTTGAAAACAATTCTATTTTTATTTTGTCTCTATTTACTTGCAAAATTTTTCCGGCTCTTGATGAAATTCTCTGCATAGTTTTCCTTTTTTTGCAAAATAATATTTTCATAAAACACTAGGGCGAATATTTTTATCCGTCCTAGTGTTTTATGAAAATACCAAAACTTATTTACTTTTTGGTTCTTGCGTCAATTTAAGATTATCAATAAGCGTCTTGCTTGAAACGCCTATTTCCGACGGCTCAAAACTGAATTCTTGCACGTTACCCAAATCAAGTTTGCCGTTTACCGTCGCATCCGCAGCCGACTGATACGGTGATTTTTTAAACTTTCTGAAAGGAACTACTACATTATTCCAGCCGCGTTTTAGAGTAACCATAGCCGTCCACTCTTCTTTAAATTCATCGGTGATTTTCAACCCCAATCTTTCAACGTCGCGGTTTGAAAACGCATCAAACGAAATTGCCGAATGTTTAGACCAATCGCAAACGTTTTTAGGTAAATTCCTTCGTGCAAGTCCGTAACTCGCCATAACCCAATCGTTAACCGACCAATCCAAGAAAAGATGCCATCTGCCGTATTTATCGCGTAATTCGCGATCGTTCTGGCTCACGATTTTAACCTCAAGCGCAGATTCTTCTCCGCTTATAGCCATCCACTCTTCCGCAACGGCGTTTTCAAAGTCATTAATAATTAAATCTGGAGCATTCGACTTAAAATTGTCCCAATAAACGTCCGGATCTATGTATCCGGGAACTTTGTCTATCAGCGCAATTCTTGAGAAAAACACTTTTATCGGATCTTCAACGGCAATACGATTGACATATTTGTCGGTCGTTATCGACATTCCGATAATTTTACTCCAATCAATAATCCCGTGCTTTGTACCGTTTGTATTTTCATCCCAGTATTCCCCATCGTCTGAAAACTCCTTGAGCGGAATCATAAAATAATTCCAATTAGTGTCAAGTTTTCCGAAATCGTTCATCAGAACGCTCGTTCCTACGTTTTTTCCATCGCCCTTATTATCCGTTAATCCTAAAAAAACCTGTATTACGCCGGGAACGGATTTCGCCCAAAAACCGATACCGCCGTTATTATTGCGCGGTAAAGACATATCGGTATTTTTTCCCCAATTAAAATCAACGCCGGAATAATCGGCGTTATCAAGGTAAACGGCCATAACGTGAGGATTTCCTGCAGGATCCGTAGTGTTTTGTTGAGCAAACGCAGTCCTTCCGCCATAAACTTCACCCTTCATAGGATCTTTGAAATCTTTTTCATAAATAACGGTTATTTCTTTAACGTCAGCGCCCGGTTTTACCGGAGCCGGTTCTATCGTCTCCACTACTTCGTCCCAGTACGGCTCCCAAAGATTCTTAGGCTCTGGATAACGATTCTTAACAATATAAACATTGTCAAGCCAAATTTTAAATTTTTTATTCGCACCTCGGTCGGTTACTACAAGCAACTCTTTGACACAGTCCCACTTAAAATTACTTTTAATAGTGGTTTGCAAACGTTCGTCCCAATATCCGCCGCGCCTGCCGAAATCCGCCAAAGGAATCGACATCTGAGTCCAATACGGCTTAACTCCGCCGTATTTATCGAAATCTAATAAAATTTCGGTTTTAACGCCATCTACCATTTCGTTATCGGCAAGACCTATAAATCCCTTTTCGCCGCCGGTCGCACCCTTAACCCAAAACTCCAAAGCACCCGTCGGAAAAACGTCCCTCAAGTCGTATTCCGTGCCGTAAAGTACAATGGCGCCGCCAGAATAATCCGCCGGATCAAGTTCAAAACACACCGCTACGTCGCCGTCATGACCGGATTCTTCCGGAATGAAAACGCGTGTATTGCCGCCATAAACGTACTCGTACCCGCCCGCTACAAAATTTTCCTCAAAGAAAATGAATTTATTTGTATCGGCTGTTTGAGCCTCAATCAAATTTATTTTTGCTTTTCTCGCTTCGACAACCTCAGGCAACGGTTCAAGTTTTGCAAAGCCCAGCGTAACCGCGCCAAAAAGCCCTAAAGTGAAGAAAACATTTATTCTGTTTTTTGCCATTCTGACTCCCGTTTTAGAATTTCACGCTCAAATTCAAATCAAGACGAAGCGATTTATAGTTGTTTTTGCCTTTGTCTTCCGAATTTTCGAAACTTACCTGTCCGATTGTCGCATTCAAGACTCCGCCTTCGGTGACAGTATATTCAAATCCGGCCGCCCATTGCGATTGATCCGTAGTCACAGTCTTTTTACTACTTTTATTAAATGTTTCACCGCTTATAAATTGATAACCGCCCATAACAGCCGCTCTTTTCCAGAATTTCCAGTACAAACCGCCGTTAATAAATGAAATATCGTTCGTATTTCCGGACTGCCCGCGATAATTGTCAACAGACGTATGTTTGAAACTTCCGGAAAGAATAAACGGATAAGCCCACCAATTGCCGAATTTCGCCACATCAAACGACGCTCCGCCGACAAATTCCATGAAATCTTGAGCCTCTTTAGTCTTTTCTAAAAAGATAGTATCTCTTTGCAATTCGCTGAGAATTTTCAAATCGCCGCCAAGCAAAATCGCCTTATTAACAAAATCCAATTTCAAACCGCCGACAAATCCGCTTCTGTTCGGCGTCGCGTCACCCAAAGGCATCGCTCCGCTGATATTTTCCTCAATCATGCCGTTTTCGTATGCGTCGTGAATTTCTTCCCAAGTAAGCGTCCCACGCGTCCAAGCCGATTTCTTTATCGGTTGTTTTATCCCTGCGCCGTCCACCAATAATTCTCCTTCCGCCG contains:
- the ligA gene encoding NAD-dependent DNA ligase LigA: MSQEKLNELYKKINKYDSAYYGRGVSLISDRDYDLLYKEMLDLEEKFPIFKSENSPSTRVGNDLTSRFAKIEHKIPMMSIDNSYDENDVSRWINNLYESCRTKEISVCGEMKIDGVSCSLIYENGKFTKAVTRGNGERGDDITANVRTIKSIPLEVKTVDDFEVRGELYMKFNDFETLNKQAEEDGKEPFANPRNTTAGTIKSLSPKEVAKRKISFLAYYLVANFGFNTHIEHLQKLNELGFPVVEHSGALKNFDEIINFINFYREKRKDLSYPIDGIVFKLNELYFYEKVGATVKSPKWAIAFKYEPEQAQTKILAIDLQVGRTGIITPVARFEPVELSGTKVSNATLHNFDEISRLEIDVGAVVKVEKSGEIIPKIIETVSKTGTIFETPNVCPACKNDVVKIDDEVAIRCSNKECSAVKSAALEWFVSKNAMNVDGIGPSVIKQLVDKNLVSDFASIFALSKDDFLKLDGVKEKSADNLFSAVQNSKTAGLSKVISAVGIALVGSQTAKLIAREFKNYENLIDAKIDDFLKIDSIGKEIAKSVENYFADAENRKLFERFAQYGVLLCEATDENTGKLEGKTIVLTGTLSISREEAVQILEKHGAKIANSVSKKTSLVVAGENAGSKLNKAKGFGIKIVTEEFLYGL
- a CDS encoding SoxR reducing system RseC family protein, which codes for MQRISSRAGKILQVNRDKIKIELFSNELPQSCEVKGCNVCKSHSPKIERDYPKSNFCDEITVNDIVKIECLQINDGVAAAIVFLTPLLFSAVFYYVSTALGISLQSVLSIVFAVFGGIFGFVAVAIFDKIFRRLNPAKIFKE